CTAATGTTTATAGGGCGAATCGGCATCTTTTCCTTTTTGTTTATTTTAAGAGGAAAAGCACCTAGAGCAAAGTATCACTATCCAAAGGAACCTATGATTATTGGTTAAAAAGCATTGATTTAATAACATATAGGCTTGCATATCTCTAATGTTTGAAATGAAATTGATGTGTGGATTATACAAATATGGGAAGGTTTTCTTGTTATGGGTCAATGAAAAAGACAACGAGTGATTTATGGAGGTAAATGTTCTTAAGCTTGAAGTTCGATATTGAAGGATTTGATTTACAACATCCATGAGGTAATAAAAAGAGAGAATCATTAAATAGTCAGTTTACGAAGTAAAGAAAGAGCGGAGAAATGAAGAAAAGTATCTAAAACAAAGTAATGGAAAGTACCTATGTGATCTGTATTGAATAAAAGCTTTTTACTCTTTATGCAAATCAGGTACTTTCCTATTTCATGTCATATTAATAAACCCGTGCTCCTTTTATTTCTTGAATGGATTTCTTCTTAGTTTATTTTGAGATTTTGTTGCTTTTGTTTTTCCGCCTTGCATGGAAGCATTGTAGTGATTAACCTCTTGGCTAGTTTGATAATCCTTTTCGAAAAGTTCACGTGCTTTGATAAACATGTTCATTTTGTAACCCTCCTTGAAATTTCTTAATAATAGAATACCCCTTGTATTTGCTAGTAAAACTAAGGAATTTGAAATCTAATTTAGATATATTCCGTTGTTTGTTACTCACGAATATCTAAGGGCTTATTTAGAAATATACCACGCTTAATCGGTTCTTCACACTAGTTTTTTAGAATTTATATAAAAAAGTTTATAAACTATATGCTGTATAAAATGGGTTTTCTACATGAATTGTTTAAATAGTAAATTCAGAATCTCCACCTCCAATCATGATCGCCATTAATACTGTCAAAATAGGATTTTCGTTAGTATCTTTTCCATCACCTCTCTCTTGAAATAATCCTTTCATTTATAAAAAACACCTTTGCATTTGTACAGCTTTTAGTAAGTGTACCTCTGCAAAGGTGTTTAATGTCTAGAAAAGTAATTTGACGTTATTTTTTCTATCTGGTATGGATTGGTAGCGGAGCATTAGATGAGATAAATCCTTTATTGACTAATTCATGCCAGAAATCATTCGGAATATTTCTTTGTATCATTTCTATATCTTCTTTAATTCGATCTGGACGAGTAGACCCAGGGATGACAGATTTAACAGCAGGATGGGACGTGGAAAACTGAAGCGCTGCTGCTTTTAGAGGAACGTCGTATTTTTTCCCAATTTCATTCATTTGGTTTACTCTGTCTATAATATCAGGACCAGCTTTTGCATAATTAAAATGATCTCCACCTAGTAGTACGCCGGAGTTATATGGACTTCCAACTACGATATCTACATCTTTTTCTTCAGCCGTTACCATCATGCGCTGTAATGCTCTTTCATGTTGTAATAACGTGTATTGAGTCGCCGACAAACATACATCTGGTTTCGTTTCCTCTAGCTCCATCGCTAATTCAATCGGTTCTGTTGTATTAACACCAAGACCCCAGCACCCAATTACTCCTTCATCCTTCAGGCGTGACAATACGCGAAATGCTCCCTTTCTAGCCTCATCAAATTTTGCAATCCACTCATCACCATGAAAATCAGGGGAAACATCGTGCACAAAAACCATATCCAAGCGATTTGTTTTCAAACGTTCCAGACTTTGTTCAATAGATTTTAGCGTAGCATCTTCTGAGTAATCTGTAATGACTTTATTGTCTCGTGCATACTGGAATAAACCTTCTTTATCTTCTTTTTCATTCGTTACATATCGCCCTACCTTTGTACTTAACACATAATCATCACGATTATAATTCGATAATACTTCCCCTACACGCATCTCAGCTAGACCCGCTCCATAAAAAGGGGCTGTATCAAAATAACGTACGCCTTGATCCCAGGCAGTTTGTATGGTAGTCTGCGCTTCCTCTTCCGGAACCTCCCTAAACATATTCCCTAAAGGAGCAGTACCAAGACCTACTTTGTGCTTTAGTGCATCTTCTAGTGATTTCATAGTTCTTTTCCTCCTCTATATATAACATATAGTTGTATATCCAGCTAAAGTACAAATAAAACATGGTGACTATCTCGTTGATTATCAGAGAATACAGCATTATGTAAGCACATTATTTTTCCAATTCATCAAGAGAAAATACACAAGGGTGTTCATGCTATATGTCGCATCTAAGCAATGATCGGTAATAATTAGGGGGACAAATGTATGAAAAGGTTTATTCTCCCTTAGCAGTAAAACCTGAATTCTAGGTAATGTTTAAGTTAAGACGTTTATTCGTCAGGATGCGTAAAACTTCACGTTCATCTCCTCTAAGCATGTAAAAAGCCAGCACTGCAAGTTGACTTTGAATCTTACGTATTTGTTGGAGACTTGAAATTGAGATATACTCTAATATAAGTAATAATGTACTTTACTTATGAAGTCTATAAAATGGTATTTTTGCACATTTGTTTAAAAAGGGGAGGTAACCATGAAAATGAACTCAATTATGCAAAAACCCTGGACATATAAGCTAGGGATCTTTCTTATTATTATTTCTGTTCTAACATGGATTCTTTCCCCTGTTTTAATCCCTTTTTTACCACTCACGAATGGAGTGAAGGCTATTAGTATAACAACTACCCTTGTTATAGGTGAGGTGATTTTTTGGATCGGTACTCTGATGGTGGGAAAGGAAGTAGCAAATAAAATCAGAAAATCATTCAACCCAAAAAATTGGAAAAAAAAGAAATCTGTTTATAAGAAAAAAGATTGAGCATAGCCTATAGGATTAAAATTATGAATGTGAAAATTCTTTATATTTTTCTACCGTTTTTCATTACTATTACGTAGGTTATTTTCTCTTTGACTTCACTATGTACATGAATTTCCCTCATCTAATTCATAAACCTTTTTAATTTTTAACTCCTATAATTTGCGCATAGTATCTACTGTTGTTGCATTTCATTAACTCATTAATTCGTTTTAAGCCCTCATCTTTTGCACCTAACTGCATCAACCTCCTCCAATTATCTATATCTTCTTTATTAATCATTTCCTTCATGGTTTCATCATTATAATTTATTTAGAAAGAAATACTACAGAATTCTACCTTTAACTTATAACCAAATAAACCATAAAGTTTCCTAAAACAAAATAAAGCATAAGCTTTCCAAACGGAAAACTTATGCTTTATTTAACATAAAAAAATCCACCAACTTATGTATTGGTGGAGACGGCTCTCCGTCATCAAAACCCAAAAAGAGAGCCGATAAAAATTGAGAAAATGCTGTAATATGTTCTTTCCCTTTAGAAATAATCTTTTGCGTTCTAGGAAGATTTGTCTTTCTAAAGTTAATGATTTTTTGAATATTTGGGTGATTGAATCTAAAGTAGATTTCTAACTTAGTTTCCTTGTTGTTTATTCTAGTTGCAACAATTTTTTCAACAAGGGTATTCACAATTGCTTTTACTACATGAAAGTCAAGATGATTTACATACTCAGGTTCAATTAGATATTCCGTTTTCACTATATCTAAATCATACGGGAACTTTACTTCTTCGGGAAGTGGTGTCCCCATATCACCCAACCTCTCTTGAAGTTCTTCAACTTCTTTTTCTAAATCATTCAACTTATGATTGTAGCGAGATAAGGATTTTCGATTAGCATCAACAGACAAGTCCACAGAAGTAACCACCTCAACCAAGTTAGCAATCTGCTTTTGTTTGTCTACAATACGTTTTTGTAAATCCTTGAATTTTTCATTATGCATCCTATTCTTTTCGCCTTCTTCTTCTAATGCCTTATCTATCTCATTTGCAATTTCACGTGGAGTCAGAAAGTTACATAATTCTTTCCAAACGATCATGTCCAGTTTTTGCATGTTTAAACTGTTACTACACTTTTCGTCTTTAGACTTATACTTGCTAGACGGACATTGTAGGTAATGTGCTACTGTCCCACTACGCTTACTTGTAGTTCTATTTGCTACATACTTTTTTCCACACTCACTACATTCAACCATACCTGTTAGCATATACTTACCTACGTACCGCCCATCATAATTGTGGTTCTTAAAATGTTCACCTGCATTAGGATTCTTGTTCTTTTTTAAAAGAAGGTCCTGAACTTGCATCCAATCTTCTTCACTTATTATAGTTTCATTTTCCTCACTATGCGCGTAAACCCATTCATTTTCGGGTTTAGACTTCCCATTTACTCTCCGAGATTCCCGTCTATTCCACACCCTAGTGAAGTAATTTGGATTTTTTAGAATCTCACCGATACCACTTGGTTTCCAGTCACCTCGATTTAATGCTCTTACTTCATTTAGATACCGAGCAATTACATAAATCCCTTTACCATTAAGATACATTTTGTAAATCAACCGTATTATAGGAGCCGTTTCTTCATCGACAACTAATATTTTTTCTTTCCTTCCATTTTCATTAGTTCTTTCATGTAACTTATAGCCTATTGGCACTTTACCACCTGTGTAAAGCCCTTTTGTTGCTAGATCTTCGTGGATCTTCTTCACTTCCATCCCTAAATTCATAGAATAAAATTCATCTAGTAAATCCATCATAGAATCCATAAGAGACTCGGTAGGGGTAGCGGCAGCACCACTCAGGCCCGGTTGATCAATGTAGATAATTTCTACACGATTCTTTCGACATTGTCTCTTAATGTATGCTTTCTCCTCCTGATCTCTACCAAGTCGATCATTTTTAGTTACAATAACATAATCAACCTCTTTATTTTTTATACTGTCTAATAAAAGAATAAGACCCGGTCTTTTTCTAGATTGACTTACATTATATCCAGATTTACCTTCATCTTTATGAAGGTCAACTAATTTAAAATTATTTTTGACGCAATACTGTTGAATTTTATTTTCCTGATGCTCCAGACTAAGACCTTCCTCTGCTTGCATACTTGATGAAACACGAATATAACCGACTGCTACTTTTCTTTTATCCATGCTATTCTACCTCCATTTCATCAATGAACAAATTAAAATAATCTGGGTATGCTACATTACAAATGGCATCATAAGGAAAAATAAGTTCCAAATTATTTTTGTAACAATACTTAATTAAATGTGTTAATTCAAAAGAAGCAAGGTCATTTATATTTGATAGAACAATAATTCTATCTATTAATATTAAATTACTCAACATATCCATAAATCCGTTTTTTATTTTTTGAGAATCGGATTTAAAGTCTGAATAGAATTGGGTATATACATTGTTATCTCCCAGTATTTTGGCATTCTGAGAATTTTGCACTTCTTCTAATTTATCTATAATCCTCATATACTGCCTGTAGTTATACTTCCCATCCTTAAGGTCTTCTTCTTGTTCATTAAAAATCGCATAAACAATTGTGTTCCATTCTACTTTTTCCATAAAAAAACTCCTCCGAGTGTAGTGTTTTAAACAAAAGTGCATACTTTCCCCATACCCAAACACTCAAATAGTGTTAAGAAATGATTGAATGTATAACTTTTGTTTTAACACTC
The genomic region above belongs to Pontibacillus yanchengensis and contains:
- a CDS encoding aldo/keto reductase yields the protein MKSLEDALKHKVGLGTAPLGNMFREVPEEEAQTTIQTAWDQGVRYFDTAPFYGAGLAEMRVGEVLSNYNRDDYVLSTKVGRYVTNEKEDKEGLFQYARDNKVITDYSEDATLKSIEQSLERLKTNRLDMVFVHDVSPDFHGDEWIAKFDEARKGAFRVLSRLKDEGVIGCWGLGVNTTEPIELAMELEETKPDVCLSATQYTLLQHERALQRMMVTAEEKDVDIVVGSPYNSGVLLGGDHFNYAKAGPDIIDRVNQMNEIGKKYDVPLKAAALQFSTSHPAVKSVIPGSTRPDRIKEDIEMIQRNIPNDFWHELVNKGFISSNAPLPIHTR
- a CDS encoding transporter suffix domain-containing protein, coding for MKMNSIMQKPWTYKLGIFLIIISVLTWILSPVLIPFLPLTNGVKAISITTTLVIGEVIFWIGTLMVGKEVANKIRKSFNPKNWKKKKSVYKKKD
- a CDS encoding recombinase family protein, translated to MDKRKVAVGYIRVSSSMQAEEGLSLEHQENKIQQYCVKNNFKLVDLHKDEGKSGYNVSQSRKRPGLILLLDSIKNKEVDYVIVTKNDRLGRDQEEKAYIKRQCRKNRVEIIYIDQPGLSGAAATPTESLMDSMMDLLDEFYSMNLGMEVKKIHEDLATKGLYTGGKVPIGYKLHERTNENGRKEKILVVDEETAPIIRLIYKMYLNGKGIYVIARYLNEVRALNRGDWKPSGIGEILKNPNYFTRVWNRRESRRVNGKSKPENEWVYAHSEENETIISEEDWMQVQDLLLKKNKNPNAGEHFKNHNYDGRYVGKYMLTGMVECSECGKKYVANRTTSKRSGTVAHYLQCPSSKYKSKDEKCSNSLNMQKLDMIVWKELCNFLTPREIANEIDKALEEEGEKNRMHNEKFKDLQKRIVDKQKQIANLVEVVTSVDLSVDANRKSLSRYNHKLNDLEKEVEELQERLGDMGTPLPEEVKFPYDLDIVKTEYLIEPEYVNHLDFHVVKAIVNTLVEKIVATRINNKETKLEIYFRFNHPNIQKIINFRKTNLPRTQKIISKGKEHITAFSQFLSALFLGFDDGEPSPPIHKLVDFFMLNKA